CGGGCTCATCGAGATCGAAGATCCGGAACGGGGACAGGCCGGGCAGCTTGGGCTTGAAGGCCGCTACCGACTGGTACTCGTTGACGCGGGGGTTGTTCAGATGCTCCCCCGACCTCATGTATCCGACATGTGTAAGATAGTCGATATCGAACATCCCGGCGTTGATCGCCGCGACGAGACCCCTCCGCTCGCACCACTCCCGCGCGGTGTGGTTGACTGCCGAGTCCTCCTCGCTCGCGCAACAGATCCTCAGCTCCCAAGCTTGGGGATCGACGCGGAGGATCACGATCTCCGACTCTTCGCCCGGCCGTCCGGAGGAGACGGAGAACCGGCCGAGATCGAGCCCCGGAGCAAGGCTCTCCCACGGGCCGTCGGCCGCCCGCGTGAAAGAGGCGAGGGCGGTGACGAGCGCCGAGAAGAGCGCGATGGCGATGAGGTGTCGGAGCGCCGCGGATCCGCTGGGCCTCACGAAGCCGCCT
The genomic region above belongs to Candidatus Eisenbacteria bacterium and contains:
- a CDS encoding phosphodiester glycosidase family protein, which encodes MRPSGSAALRHLIAIALFSALVTALASFTRAADGPWESLAPGLDLGRFSVSSGRPGEESEIVILRVDPQAWELRICCASEEDSAVNHTAREWCERRGLVAAINAGMFDIDYLTHVGYMRSGEHLNNPRVNEYQSVAAFKPKLPGLSPFRIFDLDEPGVTLERIGREYADVVQNLRLVKRPGVNRWAQQPRKWSEAALGEDASGRPLLILSRAPFSMHDLNEILLGFPIDLVCAQHLEGGPEAQLYVGIGGTSLEILGGYETGFFEKGWIETAWRIPFVIGIAPRGAGIQGSR